One genomic region from Ptychodera flava strain L36383 chromosome 14, AS_Pfla_20210202, whole genome shotgun sequence encodes:
- the LOC139148827 gene encoding testis-specific serine/threonine-protein kinase 6-like — MSSQDVFLDTGFPSLQGLPIINIKTLDGYKVVKDTRLLKRHSLSPDNDLFAVTVMDLGSLARDAEILRKISCHENFPRLHGVTSVDGDDYGLVYDIPYGDDMESMRLSGELEEFSFRERIHLALQLCGAVAYLHQNRIIHQTICPSNIIIDKNTLRLTLIGFGNAFHVDDARKSCGHGVHHYMAPETVLDNDTSSFKADVWSLGMVLALLFTGLQPYHEYEPANIAEFQEMHADNQNRPRYAQTRSDNVEMKHYIGQGRAMEQALAVIMEMGDLNRLRHSRLPLEKKTGLTEKDQEELIEFNNMNTPCRQFV, encoded by the exons ATGTCGTCCCAAGATGTCTTCTTGGACACTGGATTCCCGTCTCTTCAAG GCTTGCCGATAATCAACATTAAAACCCTTGATGGTTATAAGGTGGTCAAGGATACACGCTTATTGAAACGTCACAGTTTAAGCCCGGATAATGACTTGTTTGCAGTCACAGTAATGGATCTTGGCTCACTGGCACGTGACGCAGAAATTCTAAG GAAAATCTCTTGCCATGAAAATTTCCCCCGGCTACATGGAGTGACATCTGTTGATGGCGATGACTACGGACTTGTGTACGATATCCCGTACGGAGATGACATGGAATCAATGAGATTAAGTGGCGAACTG GAGGAGTTCTCATTCCGGGAGAGGATTCACCTCGCTCTTCAACTGTGTGGCGCTGTAGCATATCTGCACCAGAATAGAATTATTCACCAGACCATCTGTCCAAGCAATATCATT ATTGACAAGAACACCCTTAGACTCACTCTGATTGGTTTTGGAAACGCCTTCCACGTCGATGACGCAAGGAAATCTTGCGGACATGGAGTCCATCATTACATGGCCCCCGAGACTGTCCTGGATAACGACACATCATCCTTCAAAGCAGACGTCTGGAGCCTCGGTATGGTTCTCGCTCTTCTGTTTACCGGTCTCCAACCATATCATGAGTACGAACCAGCAAATATTGCCGAATTCCAAGAAATGCACGCAGATAACCAAAACCGACCAAGGTACGCTCAGACAAGATCAGACAACGTAGAAATGAAACATTACATTGGACAAGGAAGGGCGATGGAACAA GCTTTGGCAGTAATCATGGAAATGGGAGACCTGAACCGCCTTCGTCATTCACGTTTACCTTTGGAAAAGAAAACTGGGCTGACGGAGAAGGATCAAGAGGAACTCATTGAGTTCAATAACATGAACACTCCCTGCAGGCAATTTGTGTAA